In one Lolium rigidum isolate FL_2022 chromosome 3, APGP_CSIRO_Lrig_0.1, whole genome shotgun sequence genomic region, the following are encoded:
- the LOC124701990 gene encoding NADH:quinone reductase-like isoform X2 encodes MGWKGILGFDYGVVQAPLGPDISGPELAAAVANAGGIGLLRLPDWPAPDHVRELIRRTRSLTERPFGAAIVLPFPHEENLRVVLEEKLAVLQVYWGEFPKERVDQAHRAGVKVLHQIGTIEEALKAKEAGVDGIIVQGREAGGHVIGQEGLLPLLPRIVDLVSDSATLVIAAGGVVDGRGYAATLALGAHAVCLGTRFVATEESFAHPLYKKKLIEMNCTDYTNVFGRARWPDAPQRVLKTPFYVEWKNLPDHETEETQPIIGHSIIHGVVCMAA; translated from the exons ATGGGGTGGAAGGGCATCCTGGGCTTCGACTACGGCGTCGTGCAGGCCCCGCTCGGCCCCGACATCTCCGGcccggagctcgccgccgccgtcgccaacgcCGGCGGCAtaggcctcctccgcctccccgaCTGG CCGGCGCCTGATCACGTGAGGGAGCTGATACGGAGGACGAGGAGCCTGACCGAGAGGCCGTTCGGGGCGGCCATCGTGCTGCCCTTCCCGCACGAGGAGAACCTCAGGGTCGTGCTGGAGGAGAAGCTCGCCGTGCTGCAGGTGTACTGGGGCGAGTTCCCCAAGGAGCGGGTCGACCAGGCCCATCGCGCCGGCGTCAAGGTCTTGCATCAG ATTGGTACCATTGAGGAGGCACTGAAAGCTAAGGAAGCTGGTGTAGATGGAATTATTGTTCAAGGCCGTGAAGCAGGGGGGCATGTGATTGGTCAA GAGGGTCTGCTACCATTGCTGCCGAGAATAGTGGATCTCGTTTCAGATAGTGCTACTCTGGTTATAGCGGCTGGTGGAGTTGTAGATGGCCGTGGCTATGCTGCCACATTGGCACTTGGTGCTCATGCTGTTTGCTTAGGAACTAG GTTTGTAGCTACCGAGGAAAGCTTTGCACATCCTCTGTATAAGAAAAAGCTAATCGAGATGAACTGCACGGACTATACGAATGTATTTGGGCGTGCTAGATGGCCTGATGCTCCACAACGTGTCCTGAAGACACCGTTCTACGTTGAGTGGAAGAATCTCCCAGATCATGAAACAGAGGAAACTCAGCCTATTATAGGCCACTCTATCATCCATGGTGTGGTATGTATGGCTGCCTga
- the LOC124701990 gene encoding NADH:quinone reductase-like isoform X1: MGWKGILGFDYGVVQAPLGPDISGPELAAAVANAGGIGLLRLPDWPAPDHVRELIRRTRSLTERPFGAAIVLPFPHEENLRVVLEEKLAVLQVYWGEFPKERVDQAHRAGVKVLHQIGTIEEALKAKEAGVDGIIVQGREAGGHVIGQEGLLPLLPRIVDLVSDSATLVIAAGGVVDGRGYAATLALGAHAVCLGTRFVATEESFAHPLYKKKLIEMNCTDYTNVFGRARWPDAPQRVLKTPFYVEWKNLPDHETEETQPIIGHSIIHGVHKDVRRFAGTVPNATTTGDIDSMAMYAGQGVGLITEIIPAGEVVKRLVAEAQRVIGEKLSDFPKSLE, from the exons ATGGGGTGGAAGGGCATCCTGGGCTTCGACTACGGCGTCGTGCAGGCCCCGCTCGGCCCCGACATCTCCGGcccggagctcgccgccgccgtcgccaacgcCGGCGGCAtaggcctcctccgcctccccgaCTGG CCGGCGCCTGATCACGTGAGGGAGCTGATACGGAGGACGAGGAGCCTGACCGAGAGGCCGTTCGGGGCGGCCATCGTGCTGCCCTTCCCGCACGAGGAGAACCTCAGGGTCGTGCTGGAGGAGAAGCTCGCCGTGCTGCAGGTGTACTGGGGCGAGTTCCCCAAGGAGCGGGTCGACCAGGCCCATCGCGCCGGCGTCAAGGTCTTGCATCAG ATTGGTACCATTGAGGAGGCACTGAAAGCTAAGGAAGCTGGTGTAGATGGAATTATTGTTCAAGGCCGTGAAGCAGGGGGGCATGTGATTGGTCAA GAGGGTCTGCTACCATTGCTGCCGAGAATAGTGGATCTCGTTTCAGATAGTGCTACTCTGGTTATAGCGGCTGGTGGAGTTGTAGATGGCCGTGGCTATGCTGCCACATTGGCACTTGGTGCTCATGCTGTTTGCTTAGGAACTAG GTTTGTAGCTACCGAGGAAAGCTTTGCACATCCTCTGTATAAGAAAAAGCTAATCGAGATGAACTGCACGGACTATACGAATGTATTTGGGCGTGCTAGATGGCCTGATGCTCCACAACGTGTCCTGAAGACACCGTTCTACGTTGAGTGGAAGAATCTCCCAGATCATGAAACAGAGGAAACTCAGCCTATTATAGGCCACTCTATCATCCATGGTGTG CACAAGGATGTACGTCGGTTTGCCGGTACTGTCCCGAACGCAACAACCACCGGCGACATCGATAGCATGGCCATGTATGCTGGCCAGGGCGTTGGGCTAATCACGGAGATCATACCAGCAGGCGAAGTTGTCAAAAGGCTAGTTGCTGAAGCACAGCGTGTCATCGGAGAGAAGCTTTCTGATTTCCCCAAATCATTGGAGTAG